The DNA window GATAGAGAATCTCCCAGAAAGGCAAGTGGCATTTTGCTTAATATTGTGTGGTGACCACAATTTTCACTTTATACCGACATATAccccagaggaggaagagttaTGAAAGACTGATTTAATATATGTTTAATTATCCTTTTCAAATCCACAGTGACAGTGTTGACTACCAGACTGTTTACTCTTTTGGAAATGGTGAGGTGGTTGCACTGGGTCTTGTCCCTCACTCCCACATCACTATTGTTGCATACAGTGTAGAGGATGGAGAGATACTCAAGCAGGTAATCAAGATTTTCAAATGCAAAATGAAAGTCTATAACTGGGGTGTGATGTACTGTATACGGGGAAAGCTGTTTCAGGCGAGAGCCAAAGTTTCTGTTCGATGTGTTGCTTTTAGATCTCTGTTGATGCTCCTTGGTTGTCAGACATTCAGTCCAGCTGCGCGTTGATCGGGAAGGGAATGTTAACGTGTGTGGATCCTGCTTCTTTATCACTGCACATGATTAACTTGCATTCAGAGGCAGAGATGACTCAGATCCCCTTACAGGTAACTTTTGATTCTGTGGAACTCCAATTGTTTATCCATTTGTGCTGTTTAGATGTCCGTTTCTGTGATGTTTtgagtgttttattttcaaaatttcCACTGCGTAACTCCTTCCTCCAGTCACTGGGACTTGAGGTCAGCCCTGGTTTCCATCCAGTTCTGATCTCCAGCCAGCCCAACCCAGCTCGCCAGCCGCTGTCggagtttttccttcagctcggGCCTGAACGttacctcctcctgcagctgaacaATGGTCAGATAGTAACCCTGAGGGATTTCAACCCTGTACGTTACActctgtcttcttttttcttgcttCCTTTCAAAGCATCTGTCAGCAGCACTGGTTACTGACTGCTAACGTGTCTATATTAATAGGCCATGCTGGTTTCATTTGCCACTACTGGAGAAAAGAATGTTGCTGCCGTCATGTCGCCCAAGAACAAAACTGTGAGTTCATGTCATTTGGACAAGTGATGTACATCCATACATTTTTATCAGTATGTGGTTTATGATTTTAATCTTAAGAGCAGCGTTAGTACagtttttgctgtttctttcttttaggCCAGCAGTCTTAATCTTTTCAGTGCAGAAACAGGACGAAGACTTTTAGACACAACTATCAATTTTAATTTGGATCCCAACGGTGGGAAGCCAGAAAAGGTGGGTTTCAATTATCATCACAACCCGTGAGCCCTTCGTTCTGGCTATCTGGCTGGTGAAGCTAACAGTGGCATTATACTTCCCCTCTACATTTGCATAACCTGTCTTCCAGTTGTACGTACAAGCTTTCCTCAAGAAAGATGATGCTGTTGGCTACAGGGTCATGGTTCAAACGGAAGACCATGCGCTAActttcctgcagcagccaggtaATGAGAAATTCTGCTAATGTGCTGTTTTGTGACTATCACTGGGGCCTCTAATGACATTTATAAATGCTCAGTGGTCCAAAAGTCTACTGATTTCTTtgtctggattttttttctgttccatTTGGGCAATTACAAGGAATGTTTGCTAAATTTCCAAAAGAATATGAGCTGATGTTGTTTAAACAAATTACAAAGACCCTGGTGAACTATTCCATATCGTCATTGTCATCATATATGAGCCAACTGACacaaaatacatatttatacaAAGAGTACTGCTGTTCATTCCACAAGtgtgacaggaggaaaaaaaactatGCTTCTTGTCAAAATTCATAACAGCATACTCTCCGCGGGTGTGTACTGTAGAGAGGAATAGATGACTGAAAAGTAATGTGCCTGGTTTTCCAGGGCGCGTCATGTGGACGAGAGAGGAGGCCCTGTCAGATGTGGTCACCATGGAAATGGTGGATCTTCCTCTTACAGGAGcacaggctgagctggagggagaGTTTGGCAAAAAGGCTGGTAAATGTCCCACTTACAAATGTACATGATGTACTTTTCCGGGTTAAACATCTAAAAAGGCTGAACTGCGGTCAAAAGGCCACGCCTCCTCTTAGACGTCCCATTTACAAAtgcaaataattatttttaaaaacaaatcacatTCTGTAATATCTATAAGTGCAATTGTATATATATTTCACAAAATCTTTGACTTGTTTGATGGTATGCTAATATGCTTTTGaaatttgcttcatttttacttttgtttgATTTGTAATGCTGCGCTTGGATTCAGCCATTCAAGGTAAACCCCTACGCTTGGTCATCACGTCAGGCTATTGCCCTTTGACTTGCTCTTGatgttgatttaaaaatcaCCCCGTGTGCCAGTCCCACTCTATTATTATTTATGTAGAATATGTGCTGAATCACATATCGCACAGCAAATTTGAGAAGATGTCTGCATCTGGGTATAGAGAATTGCTACTTACAAGCACTAATCAAGCACTAAAGCAGTAATCAAGACACATTTCTTGGTGTTAATCCACAATCATTTGTGTGTTCCTCTCTGCCCAGACGGCCTCTTGTCCATGGTTCTGAAGAGGCTCTCTTCTCAGCTCATCTTGTTGCAGGCCTGGATCAGCCACCTCTGGAAGTTGTTCTATGATGCCCGGAAACCTCACAGTCAGGTTAAAAATGAAGTGACCATTGAAAACCTCTCCAGAGATGAGTTCAACTTgcagaagatgatggtgatggtcaCTGCGGCTGGGAAGGTGAGAAAATGAGCCTTTACCTGGGCTGTGTGAGAAATGAGCTGAATGGGGAGGACACGGAAACAAATACGCCAACAGACGTCCTTCAAAGTGTCTTCTTGTGTTCATccttattctttgtttttttctacgAAGCTGTTCGGGATTGACAGCAAGACCGGCATCATTTTATGGAAGCATTATCTAGACAGCATCCCAACAAACGCTGTCTTCAAACTGATGGTGCAGAGGACCACAGCCCACTTCCCTCATCCACCACAGTGCACGCTGCTCATCAAGGACAAGGTAGCTCGTGTCCAGCCGTCTAACTCAGAGTGTCTCACGTTGCCATACACTTGTAGTGGGCtattttaaagacaaaagatgcaaataaaacaagttCATCATTATTTACCTCTTTTATAGTTGCTGATTCTTGTCTTATTGTTTCATTCCAAGGACACGGGCTTGGCCACACTCCATGTGTTTAATCCCATCTTTGGGAAGAAGAGTCATGTTACTCCTCCCGCTCTACCTCAGCCAATACTTCAATCACTGCTGCTCCCTCTCATGGACCAGGATTACGCTAAAGTCTTACTCCTCGTCGATGACCAATACAAGGTCGGTGGCACAGCAGCAACCACCTCGCTCATCGATGCTGAGCCGACGTGCATATGTGGGCTCGTTTTCCAGTTGATGGGTGTTTTTGTCATTCATACACACCAGAGAAGATGTCTTCCTTTTGGTTCTGTCGGTTTTGAACGTCACAAGTACAATGAGAGGAATAGATGACTGGTGACAAATTTAGATTGTGTATTGACTGTTTTTCCACAGGTGTCTGCTTTTCCCTCTACAAAGAacgtgctgcagcagctgcaggagatggcctcctccatcttcttttATCTCATCGACTCCAGTCAGGGGAGACTGACTGGCTACAGACTGCGAACAGTAAGTCGCCTCTCGCGACTGGAACTTTTATCCATTTTCTGAAGCCAACCCATTTTTAAGAGTATATGAATGAGGATGCTGTGATCTTAAGTGTCCATGTTTGATTAATTTTTCTTCTTGCTTGAAATATTAAACAACCATGAGTCCATAAGATGGTTTTATTTGAACTAAAAGTCATCTCTTACTCAACTGCTATATCCACATGTTTACATTCACTCAGGACTTGTCGACCGAGCTGATCTGGGAGGTCGTCATCCCCACCGAGATACAAAGGATTGTGTCCGTCAAAGGAAAGAGGCCCAATGAGCACGTGCACTCTCAGGGAAGAGTGATGGGAGACCGTAGTGTCCTGTACAAGGTATGAACTCTGCATTCTGGAATTAAtgtagaaaaacaaagagagctTAAATGTGGCATCAGTCTTATTTGTGCTGGAACACTCCACGTTTTGGCAACTGCTTTGTTTTCCGCGTCTGTCAGAAATGGTCACATCCTTTGCTCTGACGTAAGCTGAATAGTTTCCCACAAAATCGCCCTCCTGTCATTGTTTCCTCTGTTACTCATTCCTCCTCTCGGCATTGATTCCAACAAGAATAAACCTAGAATATTTTTTCAGGATGCCATGGGACTGTGTTCTTcttgttgtgttatttttgtccGTAAACCCACTCACAAGCGGTCCCCTCGAGGATCATGTAATATGTTACCGCGCATCATCAAAGGGATCTGTGACCACTCGCCATTCAGTCTCACTTTCCTGCTCCGTTTATAAATAAACAGATTCCTTTAGCTAAAACCAAACGGGTTTCATGAGTAAACCTAATTCTCTCTATTTATTTTCCACTGCAGGGTTCATAATCGATCCACTTTAGTTGTGCGTGCTTTCGTCTGGGGTTTTTCCTTTGCATATATTACAACATCGCTGATTGTTATAGTAATGTTGTGGCCTGTGGACACAAACTGACTGTAGTTGAGTCAGAGTGGATGGTAACCAACGTCAAGTGGTCCATAAACCAACATTTTCATCCCTTTTTCATACAGATGTGCTCGAGGAAGGGTCTCTTTTATGACATTTTCACTATCAAACTTGCTTCTTACAGTATCtgaaccccaaccttcttgccGTGGTGACTGAGAGCACGGACCTCCATCAGGAGCGAAGTTTTGTCGGGATGATCCTGATTGACGGTGTGACTGGGCGCATCATCCACGAAGCAGTTCAGAGAAAGGCCAGAGGACCGGTGCACGTTGTGCATTCTGAAAACTGGGTGGTGGTCAGTATCATCGGGCGTATTCAGTACTCTGCTGTTTCGATCCCGCTGCTGAGAGTGACCCGTGCCGCTGTCTGGTTCTGCAGTACGAATACTGGAGCACCAAGTCTCGCAGGAACGAGTTCTCTGTGATTGAACTCTACGAGGGAACGGAGCTCTACAACAGCACAGTGTTCAGCTCCCTGGATCGACCATACGCTCCTCAGGTGTTGCAGCAGTCCTACATTTTCCCATCATCCATTGCAACGGTGGAGGCCACACTGACTGAGAAGGGCATCACCAGCCGCCACCTGCTCAGTGAGTGTCGAGGCTGTGGTGGATCAACATTTGCTTTAAATTTCTAAATGGGGAGTTTCTTACATTACGATGTTTTTCCCCACACAGTCGGCTTGCAGTCCGGAGGGATTCTGTCCCTACCTAAGATGTTCCTGGATCCTCGGAGACCAGAAATAATAACAGAACAAAGTCGGTGAGTCCTTCTATCAAGGctaattaaagacattttctacGAACATATTGTGCAAGTTGGTATTTGGAAAAACAGACATGTTTAATGTAGGTTGAAATGATTCCAAGTCTGACTCAAGTTTGTACGCTTTGTCCTCAGCGAAGAGAATCTGATTCCGTATGCACCAGAATTGCTGATCCGCACCGAGTGGT is part of the Takifugu flavidus isolate HTHZ2018 chromosome 8, ASM371156v2, whole genome shotgun sequence genome and encodes:
- the emc1 gene encoding ER membrane protein complex subunit 1; translated protein: MAKLILSCLKFILLYSTIDAVFEDQVGKFDWRQQYVGKVRFSYFDAHVQGTKKVLLATENNVFAALNTRTGDLFWRHVDKAGPEGNIDILMLHGQDAVMVVGNGRLLRSWDVNVGGLNWEVVLDSGSYQAACLVGYQDNVKHVAVLKKTIISLHYLSNGHQKWIENLPESDSVDYQTVYSFGNGEVVALGLVPHSHITIVAYSVEDGEILKQISVDAPWLSDIQSSCALIGKGMLTCVDPASLSLHMINLHSEAEMTQIPLQSLGLEVSPGFHPVLISSQPNPARQPLSEFFLQLGPERYLLLQLNNGQIVTLRDFNPAMLVSFATTGEKNVAAVMSPKNKTASSLNLFSAETGRRLLDTTINFNLDPNGGKPEKLYVQAFLKKDDAVGYRVMVQTEDHALTFLQQPGRVMWTREEALSDVVTMEMVDLPLTGAQAELEGEFGKKADGLLSMVLKRLSSQLILLQAWISHLWKLFYDARKPHSQVKNEVTIENLSRDEFNLQKMMVMVTAAGKLFGIDSKTGIILWKHYLDSIPTNAVFKLMVQRTTAHFPHPPQCTLLIKDKDTGLATLHVFNPIFGKKSHVTPPALPQPILQSLLLPLMDQDYAKVLLLVDDQYKVSAFPSTKNVLQQLQEMASSIFFYLIDSSQGRLTGYRLRTDLSTELIWEVVIPTEIQRIVSVKGKRPNEHVHSQGRVMGDRSVLYKYLNPNLLAVVTESTDLHQERSFVGMILIDGVTGRIIHEAVQRKARGPVHVVHSENWVVYEYWSTKSRRNEFSVIELYEGTELYNSTVFSSLDRPYAPQVLQQSYIFPSSIATVEATLTEKGITSRHLLIGLQSGGILSLPKMFLDPRRPEIITEQSREENLIPYAPELLIRTEWFINYNQSVSRVRGIYTAPSGLESTCLVVAYGLDIYQTRVYPSKQFDVLKDDYDYMLISSVLLALFFATMISKRLAEVKLLNRAWR